The genomic window AAGAATATGAAGAAAACTATATAATAGAAAAGTTAAAAGAATTTATAGAAAAAGTAGATAAAGTATATATAACTTTCTGTATGGATGTATTTGATGCAGCACAAGCACCAGGAGTTTCAGCTCCAACAATAATGGGATTATGTCCCAAAAAAGGAAAGAGAATATTAAGAGAAATAATGAAAACAGGAAAAGTGGTATGTATAGATTTTGCGGAAGTAAATCCAACTTATGATATAGATAGTAGAACTTCCAAATTAGCAGGGGCTTTAATATATGATGTAATGTTAAATTTAAAAAAATAAATAAAAGTTAGAGGGGGTAAAGTATGAATTTTGGTTT from Fusobacterium perfoetens ATCC 29250 includes these protein-coding regions:
- a CDS encoding arginase family protein, with product SGVRKVYKNEKIGLINFDTHLDIRPYDNGATSGTSFKQILDSDKNAFYSIVGFKKQGNTKRLIETAEKYNVLMLDEEYEENYIIEKLKEFIEKVDKVYITFCMDVFDAAQAPGVSAPTIMGLCPKKGKRILREIMKTGKVVCIDFAEVNPTYDIDSRTSKLAGALIYDVMLNLKK